One Dethiosulfovibrio faecalis DNA window includes the following coding sequences:
- the sdaAB gene encoding L-serine ammonia-lyase, iron-sulfur-dependent subunit beta, with amino-acid sequence MSLMEIIGPVMIGPSSSHTAGAAKLGNVARRLWGGDIKEATLYLRGSFAATYWGHGTDRALVGGLMGWHPDDDRIPRAFEIASESGMIYRFKEEFVDGSHPNSVRFVLSDGDRTMEMVGASIGGGSVRIQEIDGFPVDIDGELPTLVIFHRDKPGVMASITSELFRMKLNIAQMTLKRKARGKDAMVFIEMDGALDEESLKSLEGFHHAYTRMFLLPPAREEIE; translated from the coding sequence ATGTCGCTTATGGAGATAATAGGACCGGTCATGATAGGGCCGTCCTCGAGCCACACCGCCGGGGCGGCCAAGCTGGGAAACGTGGCCAGAAGATTATGGGGCGGAGACATAAAGGAGGCCACCCTTTACCTCAGAGGCAGCTTCGCGGCTACCTACTGGGGACACGGCACAGACAGGGCCCTGGTAGGTGGGCTCATGGGATGGCATCCCGACGACGACAGAATACCCAGGGCCTTCGAGATAGCCTCTGAATCGGGCATGATCTACCGTTTCAAGGAGGAGTTCGTGGACGGATCCCACCCCAACTCGGTCCGTTTCGTCCTCTCCGACGGAGATAGGACCATGGAGATGGTAGGGGCCTCCATAGGTGGAGGCTCGGTGAGGATACAGGAGATAGACGGTTTTCCGGTGGACATAGACGGAGAGCTTCCGACCCTGGTGATATTCCACAGGGACAAGCCGGGGGTGATGGCGTCCATAACGTCCGAACTGTTCAGGATGAAGCTGAACATAGCCCAGATGACCCTCAAGAGAAAGGCACGGGGAAAGGACGCCATGGTGTTCATAGAGATGGACGGAGCCCTGGACGAGGAATCCCTGAAGAGCCTGGAGGGCTTTCATCACGCCTACACCAGGATGTTCCTGCTTCCACCGGCCAGAGAGGAGATCGAATAA
- the sdaAA gene encoding L-serine ammonia-lyase, iron-sulfur-dependent, subunit alpha — protein sequence MRSFGEMLAYMEENGVNLLEAILENEAAELECSTEHVLQGMADRLETMRRSMDDGARKEMYPKIVELDAPKMRRYRMKRDPLSGSISARASEIALSISTCNSSMGRVVAAPTAGSCGILPGVLFSWEEHRNPEGDLLSEGLTVAAFIGQIIAERATLAGAEGGCQAECGAAGAMAAGALVWMEGGSADQVFQAVALTLKSILGLVCDPVAGLVEVPCIKRNGMLVSLAFIAADMALAGIRSVIPADEVVDSLYEVGRSLPPSLRETGRGGVAATSTGKAITAKLRESAPSLEG from the coding sequence ATGAGGTCCTTCGGCGAGATGCTGGCCTACATGGAGGAAAACGGGGTTAACCTTCTGGAGGCCATACTGGAGAACGAGGCGGCGGAGCTCGAGTGTTCCACCGAACATGTGCTCCAGGGAATGGCGGACAGGCTGGAGACCATGAGACGGTCCATGGACGACGGCGCCAGAAAGGAGATGTACCCCAAGATAGTGGAGCTCGACGCTCCCAAGATGAGACGCTACCGCATGAAGAGAGACCCCCTGTCGGGATCCATCTCCGCCAGGGCGTCGGAGATAGCCCTGTCCATAAGCACCTGCAACTCCTCCATGGGTAGGGTGGTTGCGGCCCCTACAGCCGGAAGCTGCGGAATACTGCCGGGAGTTCTCTTCTCCTGGGAGGAGCATAGAAACCCCGAAGGAGACCTCCTATCCGAGGGGCTGACCGTGGCGGCCTTCATAGGTCAGATAATAGCCGAGAGGGCCACCCTGGCCGGAGCGGAGGGAGGCTGTCAGGCCGAGTGCGGTGCCGCAGGGGCCATGGCCGCGGGAGCTCTGGTCTGGATGGAGGGAGGATCGGCGGACCAGGTATTCCAGGCCGTCGCTCTGACTCTGAAATCCATACTGGGGCTGGTATGCGATCCTGTGGCGGGGCTGGTGGAGGTCCCCTGCATAAAGAGAAACGGCATGCTCGTGTCTCTGGCCTTCATAGCGGCCGACATGGCTCTGGCCGGTATAAGGTCGGTGATACCGGCCGACGAGGTAGTGGACTCCCTCTACGAGGTCGGGCGATCCCTGCCTCCCAGCCTGAGAGAGACCGGCAGAGGCGGGGTGGCAGCCACATCTACAGGAAAGGCCATAACGGCAAAACTTAGAGAATCCGCGCCCTCCCTGGAGGGATGA